The sequence gaTTTAATATTGTCTTAAGCTATTACTGGAGAAACTTGTTTATTAGTAAGATTTATTTTCCTGAGGATATTGATACTGTAATAGGTTGGAGATTCATAAAGCAGGCTCATCCAAACAGCATGTTGCATgtacataaataattttgaaatatatatactatttgcTCAACAAATATACTTGTGAAAAGTTGACCTAAAGTCGTGCTCATCTTACACCTATAAATAAACTAGTTTTGATTGATTTGGTATTGTCTGTCGAAAAAACTTGATTTGTGAAAGTACTCAAAAAACAACAGTGTCTTTGTCTACTTTGTAGGTACATGTcttataaattactaaaagttGCTAGTGAACATACTTCAGTTGAGTTTCGACTCGAGTGGCGAATTCTTTTACTAGATAAAAGACTACGTGGTTAAAGAAGACCATCTATATGGATGCGAGATTGCTGTTAGAATAGAAGCATTGGCCTGTTCCATTTATTAGCTTAACGAGAAATCTAAGGAACCCAATCAAGTTGCTACACTTTACTACTTTCATTGTTCTGAAAAAGACTTGCTTTTTAGGGTAAGGAAATAACTTCACGGCATGCAAGAATACGTTGAAATCTTCATTAAGACAATGGAAGGTGACGTATGCACAGTTGATGAGAGTGAGGGTTGGTTACTGAATGCAGTGGTTATCAAATGTTTAAATGTATCAAATCTAAAAATCGGTGCTATATCAACAAAAACCAATGAAcattctcaaattaaatttccCTGAAATTCTAGATTCGAAATAAAAGCCAGAATTTATAGCAAAAACTTGAAAGAATtagatcaaattgaaaaaatacaaAGTTTAGGTGTTATTTGAGTAATTAGAGTATAGGGAAAAAAAACTTGAAAGCTGCAAGCAAATACAAAATCTCTTCTTATAGTCAGGCCCAAACTGGGATTACAAGCCCAAACATAAGCCACTCAAAAGTGTAAATAATGAAAATCACACAAGGATAGAAAGGTCATCTTAGTGCGACAATAGATGTTTAGTACAGTGTAGGAACTAGGGTTTTAAAACTTCACATCTGAATATAACCCTCGGTTCTGCCTTTTAACGCCTCTCTCTGTGTGTTTCTGCTATCCGTTCAAGAGTAAGCGAAAATAATGGAGAAAACAAAAGGCAGAAAGGAGGAGGTGGTTACTAGAGAGTACACAATCAACCTCCACAAGCGCCTGCATGGCTGGtaaatttctgttttcttataaatttttgttctTCCATTTTTGCTCTATGATACTGTTGCTTTGAGTGATTTGGTTAAAGATGTTGGAATTTTAGATTCTTGGTCTCAAGTTTGTTAATAATTACTTGTTATTGAATAGGGTAAGAGCAAATAAGAACTGAGTTTATCAATAACGGGTCTTTTGATTAGTTGTTATTAAATAGGGTATAGGAACTGGGTTTATTAATAATGGGTCTTTGGGGAGAAAGATAATCTTTTTGTGGGTTTCTAGAGGAGAGAGATCATTTTCTGTTAGTAATTCATACTGAATAGGGTAAGAGCAAATATGAACTGGGTTTATTTATAATCGTTGATGGAGAAAGATATTATCTAGTTTGTGCTTTTCTCTGGTGATATTACTTTGGTCTTGgtaatagtttttctttttggaaatGTGGACTCGCATTTGTGCAAATGTTTTGAGGTAGATGTTAATGCGCCGATATTGTGTAAATGTTTTGGAAAACAGCACCTTCAAAAAGAAGGCTCCAAAGGCCATAAAGGAGATAAGGAAGTTTGCTCAGAAGGCTATGGGGACAACTGATGTGAGAGTGGACGTTAAGCTGAATAAGCAAATCTGGAGCAGGGGGATCCGGAGTGTCCCAAGAAGGATTAGGGTTCGCATTGCTCGCAAGAGGAATGATGATGAAGATGCTAAAGAAGAGCTCTACTCTCTTGTCACTGTTGCTGAAATCCCATCAGAAGGCCTCGGAGGCTTGGGCACCAAGATCATTGAAGATGAGGATTAATCCAAATTGTGTTTCTTAATATTTCAAATTACAGGTtagattgaaaaagaaaatgggagATTTTGCAAATGTTGAGTGCTTGCAGACAGCTTACTTTTGTTATTTAGATGACTTCTCTCgccgttgtttaaatttttcaggTTTTACCATTTTTGTTTCTGCCATGCTTAAACTTATCTTTTTTGGGTCATAATGTGCTTCTACAGTCATGTTCATTTCATCCCAATAGCGGCTACTTTCAGTGAAAATTgagttgtttttctttgataGCTGCTTCTGCAACTGCTGTTTGGTATCATACAATTATCAGTTTCAGGAAAATCCATACCACATCATCTACTGTGCCTATCTGTAgcatttctctttctcttttctggAAATTTACCCCCATTCCGCTAATCAATCACAATAGTTAGTTAGTAGCACAAAATTTCCAGTATCTGGAAAATTATCGACTGCGCTTGATTAGTTTT comes from Ricinus communis isolate WT05 ecotype wild-type chromosome 5, ASM1957865v1, whole genome shotgun sequence and encodes:
- the LOC8279138 gene encoding 60S ribosomal protein L31; the protein is MEKTKGRKEEVVTREYTINLHKRLHGCTFKKKAPKAIKEIRKFAQKAMGTTDVRVDVKLNKQIWSRGIRSVPRRIRVRIARKRNDDEDAKEELYSLVTVAEIPSEGLGGLGTKIIEDED